A single genomic interval of Novosphingobium ginsenosidimutans harbors:
- a CDS encoding fatty acid--CoA ligase, whose translation MGQTSTEAAPAVQFETVVAAVRAHAADNPQAMAFTFGDEVMTFAELDAGSNRAANGLTALGVQAGDRIAYLGKNIHLYFEVLLGALKIGAVMTPVNWRLAVPEVVYVLNDCQAKVLFVGEGFAPLVEQARAAVPRLATVIGIDTSDGAADWTDYRSWRDGFPADDPHREGGTEDDAIQLYTSGTTGHPKGAILTNRSILSSRPSAVAVEDMRPWQVPIPGEVTLLAMPCFHISGTGTGLGTMFAGTGAIVLPEYDPTKALEMIENYPISKIFMVPAAIQIMLNHPRVAEVDFSRLKFITYGASPIPLDLMRAAMDRFGCGFVQMYGMTETSGTIVTLDPEDHVPEGSPKMRSVGKPLPGVEIKIIDSEGNAVPPRVVGEIATRSTKNMKGYWNKPEATTSTIDAEGWLRTGDAGYMDEDGYLYIHDRVKDMIISGGENVYPAEVENAIYSHPKVADVAVIGVPDAKWGEAVKACVVVKPGETLTEAEVIAHSRQHVAGYKCPKSVDFIPALPRNASGKVLRRELRAPYWEGMDRAVN comes from the coding sequence ATGGGACAGACATCGACCGAAGCCGCGCCTGCCGTGCAGTTTGAAACCGTTGTGGCCGCCGTGCGCGCCCATGCGGCGGACAATCCGCAGGCCATGGCCTTCACCTTTGGCGACGAGGTGATGACCTTTGCCGAGCTGGACGCCGGATCGAACCGCGCCGCCAATGGCCTGACCGCGCTGGGTGTGCAGGCGGGGGACCGGATCGCCTATCTGGGCAAGAACATCCACCTCTACTTCGAAGTGCTGCTGGGCGCGCTGAAGATCGGCGCGGTGATGACCCCGGTGAACTGGCGCCTGGCCGTGCCCGAAGTGGTCTATGTCCTCAACGATTGCCAGGCGAAGGTGCTGTTCGTGGGCGAAGGCTTTGCCCCGCTGGTGGAGCAGGCCCGCGCCGCCGTGCCGCGCCTCGCCACCGTGATCGGCATCGATACCTCCGATGGCGCGGCCGACTGGACCGATTACCGCAGCTGGCGCGATGGCTTCCCGGCGGACGATCCGCACCGCGAAGGCGGGACCGAGGACGATGCGATCCAGCTCTATACCTCAGGCACCACGGGCCATCCCAAGGGTGCGATCCTGACCAACCGCTCGATCCTCTCCTCGCGGCCTTCAGCGGTGGCGGTGGAAGACATGCGGCCCTGGCAGGTACCGATCCCGGGCGAAGTGACGCTGCTGGCCATGCCGTGCTTCCACATCAGCGGCACCGGCACGGGCCTGGGCACGATGTTCGCCGGCACCGGCGCGATCGTGCTGCCGGAATACGATCCGACCAAGGCACTGGAGATGATCGAGAACTATCCGATCTCCAAGATCTTCATGGTCCCCGCCGCGATCCAGATCATGCTGAACCACCCGCGCGTGGCCGAGGTTGATTTCAGCCGGCTGAAGTTCATCACTTATGGAGCGTCCCCCATCCCGCTCGACCTGATGCGCGCGGCGATGGACCGCTTCGGCTGCGGCTTTGTGCAGATGTACGGCATGACCGAGACCAGCGGGACGATCGTGACGCTGGACCCCGAGGATCACGTGCCCGAAGGCAGCCCGAAGATGCGCTCGGTCGGCAAGCCGCTGCCCGGCGTGGAAATCAAGATCATCGACAGCGAGGGCAACGCCGTGCCGCCGCGCGTGGTCGGCGAAATCGCCACCCGCAGCACCAAGAACATGAAGGGCTACTGGAACAAGCCCGAGGCCACCACTTCGACCATCGATGCCGAAGGCTGGTTGCGCACCGGCGATGCCGGCTACATGGACGAGGACGGCTATCTCTACATCCACGACCGGGTGAAGGACATGATCATCTCCGGCGGGGAGAACGTCTACCCGGCCGAGGTCGAGAACGCGATCTACTCGCACCCCAAGGTCGCCGATGTCGCGGTGATCGGCGTGCCCGATGCCAAGTGGGGCGAGGCGGTCAAGGCCTGCGTCGTGGTCAAGCCCGGTGAGACCCTGACCGAGGCAGAAGTGATCGCCCACAGCCGCCAGCACGTGGCGGGCTACAAGTGCCCCAAGTCGGTCGATTTCATCCCGGCCCTGCCCCGCAATGCCTCGGGCAAGGTGCTGCGCCGCGAGCTGCGCGCACCCTATTGGGAAGGCATGGACCGCGCGGTCAACTGA
- a CDS encoding putative quinol monooxygenase: protein MTTLLAHIRIKPGKEEKWEAIMRDMVAQTFATEPGVRRYEYWKGQEENSYYCLLSFTDKWAFYHHQMSDHHEGHDFGDVLAGIKLEYIDPVEGADGGLSHTDDPPLPADATPAQRTAQERFPLSIPAWWKERA, encoded by the coding sequence ATGACCACGCTCCTCGCCCACATCCGGATCAAGCCCGGCAAGGAAGAGAAATGGGAAGCGATCATGCGCGACATGGTGGCCCAGACCTTCGCCACCGAACCGGGCGTGCGCCGCTATGAATACTGGAAGGGTCAGGAGGAGAATTCCTACTACTGCCTGCTGTCCTTCACCGACAAATGGGCGTTCTATCACCACCAGATGTCCGACCACCACGAAGGCCACGATTTTGGTGACGTGCTGGCCGGGATCAAGCTGGAATACATCGACCCGGTTGAGGGCGCCGACGGCGGCCTCAGCCATACCGACGATCCGCCGCTTCCCGCTGACGCGACCCCGGCCCAGCGCACCGCGCAGGAGCGTTTCCCGCTCAGCATCCCAGCCTGGTGGAAGGAGCGCGCCTGA
- a CDS encoding PaaI family thioesterase: MPMEPNAPDVPAGFVPANFSPGFLTLSGPYFIHRGEGETRLGLRVGEAHANYVGVAHGGVLATFADVALSFAVHDSERPALAVVSNTLTVNFLSGTKSGDWLEATCRLDRKGKRIAYCSGEIRRGDEVLMTMTGVYTILRKD; encoded by the coding sequence ATGCCCATGGAACCCAATGCGCCAGACGTCCCCGCCGGCTTCGTCCCGGCCAATTTCTCGCCCGGGTTCCTGACCCTGTCCGGCCCCTATTTCATCCACCGAGGCGAGGGGGAGACGCGGCTCGGCCTGCGGGTGGGGGAGGCCCACGCCAACTACGTTGGCGTCGCCCACGGCGGGGTGCTAGCGACCTTTGCCGATGTCGCCCTGTCCTTCGCCGTGCACGACAGCGAGCGGCCCGCGCTGGCGGTCGTATCCAACACGCTGACGGTGAACTTCCTGTCCGGCACCAAAAGCGGCGACTGGCTCGAAGCCACCTGCCGCCTTGACCGCAAAGGCAAGCGCATCGCTTATTGCAGCGGCGAAATCCGCCGCGGCGACGAGGTACTGATGACGATGACGGGGGTCTATACGATCTTGCGGAAGGATTAA
- a CDS encoding VOC family protein has translation MTLADLPPRQIAYFVPDIRAAALAHHRQFGSGPFFVIDHVALSRSEHRGTPRPLDHSSAYGQWGGVMVEFVQQHNPDPSAYHDIYPAGGNGLHHVALFVGDLGAALAEHAAAGNQTAQYAVTATGTAFAFIDTTRSLGHMLELYEPSPGLTGFYAMVAAAADGWDGSDPIRTINL, from the coding sequence ATGACGCTGGCCGATCTGCCCCCGCGCCAGATCGCCTACTTCGTGCCCGACATCCGCGCAGCCGCGCTGGCGCACCACCGCCAGTTCGGCTCTGGCCCGTTCTTCGTGATCGACCATGTCGCGCTGAGCCGCTCGGAACATCGCGGCACGCCCCGCCCGCTCGATCACTCCAGCGCCTATGGCCAGTGGGGCGGCGTGATGGTCGAGTTCGTCCAGCAGCATAACCCGGACCCGAGCGCCTATCACGACATATACCCGGCGGGCGGCAACGGCCTGCACCACGTCGCGCTGTTCGTAGGCGATCTGGGCGCTGCGCTGGCCGAGCACGCCGCCGCCGGCAACCAGACCGCGCAATATGCCGTGACGGCGACTGGCACCGCCTTTGCCTTCATCGATACCACCCGCAGCCTGGGCCACATGCTGGAACTCTATGAGCCCAGCCCCGGCCTGACCGGTTTCTACGCCATGGTCGCCGCCGCCGCTGACGGCTGGGACGGCAGCGACCCGATCCGCACCATCAACCTTTGA
- a CDS encoding nuclear transport factor 2 family protein: MPGEAQRVIEEFWRIQDSGDYTKLVDLFAEDALLEDPVYGTYNGKAAIHQFMSKMVEEMGDRKIHFTIDEICGDDHAVWSRWTMHSPAGTKGGCGIYKVAGGRLTYYRDYMDPPLGE, encoded by the coding sequence ATGCCCGGCGAAGCCCAACGCGTGATCGAGGAATTCTGGCGGATCCAGGACAGCGGCGACTATACCAAGCTGGTCGACCTCTTCGCCGAGGATGCCCTGCTGGAGGACCCGGTCTATGGGACTTACAATGGCAAGGCGGCGATCCACCAGTTCATGTCCAAGATGGTCGAGGAAATGGGCGACCGCAAAATCCACTTCACCATCGACGAAATCTGCGGCGACGATCACGCCGTCTGGTCCCGCTGGACCATGCACTCCCCCGCCGGCACCAAGGGCGGCTGCGGCATCTACAAGGTCGCAGGCGGCAGGCTGACCTATTACCGCGACTACATGGACCCGCCGCTGGGCGAATAG
- a CDS encoding nuclear transport factor 2 family protein, with protein MTLSLADKDAIRDVLTAYAHAIDRRRWELMPQIFHPEATFAFGPISGSWQDFVGQAQAVINNCVATHHQLGQMLIAADGPDAAIAETYMTAMHIVPPGYPLPTVFPDRGEDYSAVIAGRYVDRLVLYRGEWRIMQRTGIYDWREFREIGAANLSAVPQEARGQHDAGDPAWPVAAAWAG; from the coding sequence ATGACCCTTTCACTCGCAGACAAGGACGCGATCCGTGATGTGCTGACGGCCTATGCCCACGCCATCGACCGGCGGCGGTGGGAGCTGATGCCGCAGATCTTCCACCCGGAAGCGACCTTTGCCTTCGGGCCGATTAGTGGATCGTGGCAGGACTTCGTCGGCCAGGCCCAGGCCGTGATCAACAATTGCGTAGCAACGCACCATCAGCTCGGCCAGATGCTGATCGCCGCCGATGGCCCCGATGCCGCCATTGCCGAAACCTATATGACCGCGATGCACATCGTGCCGCCGGGCTATCCCCTGCCCACCGTCTTCCCCGACCGGGGCGAGGACTATTCGGCCGTGATCGCCGGCCGCTATGTCGACCGCCTCGTCCTTTACCGCGGCGAATGGCGGATCATGCAGCGCACCGGCATCTACGACTGGCGCGAATTCCGCGAGATCGGCGCGGCGAACCTGTCCGCCGTGCCGCAGGAAGCGCGCGGGCAGCATGACGCGGGCGATCCGGCTTGGCCGGTGGCGGCGGCTTGGGCGGGTTAA
- a CDS encoding carboxymuconolactone decarboxylase family protein: MSRISKLAPSEWDPRLQAAIDPDSRSPLEQGLTRFFAHCPEQALGLMKFAGALKVGRALPERLVELVRLRIAFFNQCRSCMAIRYRDALDDGLDEALVCSLERPQEAENLSDAEKAAIRFGELMATDHLAIGDAHYAELRRHFSEAEIVELGMTCAFFVGFGRLAATWHMVEELPEAFQHAETIAPWGQASIEVR, translated from the coding sequence TTGAGCCGGATCAGCAAACTGGCCCCCAGCGAGTGGGACCCGCGGCTGCAGGCCGCGATCGATCCCGACAGCCGCAGCCCGCTGGAACAGGGGCTGACGCGGTTCTTTGCCCATTGCCCGGAACAGGCGCTGGGGCTGATGAAGTTCGCCGGCGCGCTGAAGGTCGGCCGCGCGCTTCCGGAGCGGCTGGTCGAGCTGGTGCGGCTGCGGATCGCCTTCTTCAACCAGTGCCGCAGCTGCATGGCGATCCGCTATCGCGATGCGCTGGATGACGGCCTTGACGAAGCCCTGGTCTGCTCGCTGGAACGCCCGCAGGAGGCGGAGAACCTGTCCGACGCCGAAAAGGCCGCGATCCGCTTTGGCGAGCTGATGGCGACCGACCACCTGGCGATCGGCGATGCCCACTATGCCGAGCTGCGCCGCCATTTCAGCGAGGCTGAGATTGTCGAGCTGGGCATGACCTGCGCTTTCTTCGTCGGCTTCGGCCGGCTCGCCGCGACCTGGCACATGGTCGAGGAACTGCCCGAGGCCTTCCAGCACGCCGAAACGATTGCCCCCTGGGGCCAAGCCAGCATCGAGGTCCGCTAA
- a CDS encoding aromatic ring-hydroxylating oxygenase subunit alpha gives MATLARPTNDRIDKTAQPRPPLSTDPISGERYWSSEFMQREWDHIWTKAWLIGGLVEQIPNAGDYFTYEIGRESILVTRGEDGQVRAFYNVCPHRGNRLVEAEQGHAKTIACAYHGWRFAPEGDLKFVPCPEDFAGGTPCGRVKLSEVRCEVFAGFVWVNLDPQAPTLAEHLGPVMPQIACYQMEQMRRTHWVTLEGDFNWKIVQDNFNESYHLPFVHPQTRYIMEQSYKDCQFDMYHPQGHARMLMPGSRPSRALAGHTDTVLAMMERELRYWDLDPEQFRSDPLAIRAALQDAKRAGGAAKGYDYSQFHDDQLTDHYHYTVFPNISFSLKPDGCIWLRADPHPTDPEQCVFDMWYFTWFPEGKDQYYSYSMGELVDLSKPVEHKRGKVGELSCGPGIDQDVSVWSNQQKGLRSRGYQGGVLAGQENRVRYFHDTIDRWLAG, from the coding sequence ATGGCCACCCTTGCCCGCCCCACCAACGACCGGATCGACAAGACCGCCCAGCCGCGGCCGCCGCTCAGCACCGATCCGATCAGCGGTGAGCGATACTGGTCGTCCGAGTTCATGCAGCGCGAGTGGGATCACATCTGGACCAAGGCCTGGCTGATCGGCGGGCTGGTCGAGCAGATCCCTAACGCGGGCGATTACTTCACTTACGAGATCGGCCGGGAATCGATCCTGGTGACGCGCGGTGAGGATGGCCAGGTCCGCGCTTTCTACAACGTCTGCCCGCACCGCGGGAACCGGCTGGTCGAGGCCGAGCAGGGCCATGCCAAGACGATCGCCTGCGCCTATCACGGCTGGCGGTTTGCCCCGGAAGGAGACTTGAAGTTCGTCCCCTGCCCAGAGGATTTTGCCGGCGGCACGCCCTGCGGCCGGGTGAAGCTGAGCGAGGTGCGCTGCGAGGTCTTTGCCGGGTTCGTCTGGGTCAACCTCGATCCCCAGGCGCCGACGCTGGCCGAACATCTGGGTCCGGTCATGCCGCAGATCGCCTGCTATCAGATGGAGCAGATGCGCCGGACCCACTGGGTGACGCTGGAGGGCGATTTCAACTGGAAGATCGTCCAGGACAATTTCAACGAGAGCTACCACCTGCCCTTCGTCCACCCGCAGACGCGCTACATCATGGAGCAGAGCTACAAGGACTGCCAGTTCGACATGTACCATCCGCAGGGTCATGCACGGATGCTGATGCCGGGCTCGCGCCCCTCACGCGCGCTGGCCGGGCATACCGATACGGTGCTGGCGATGATGGAACGGGAACTGCGCTATTGGGATCTCGATCCGGAGCAGTTCCGCAGTGATCCGCTGGCGATCCGCGCCGCGCTACAGGATGCGAAGCGGGCCGGCGGGGCAGCCAAGGGTTATGACTACAGCCAGTTCCACGATGACCAGCTGACCGATCATTACCACTACACCGTCTTCCCCAACATCAGCTTCAGCCTGAAACCCGACGGCTGCATCTGGCTGCGCGCCGATCCGCACCCGACCGACCCCGAACAATGCGTGTTCGACATGTGGTACTTCACCTGGTTCCCCGAAGGTAAGGACCAGTACTATTCCTATTCGATGGGCGAGCTGGTCGACCTGTCAAAGCCGGTCGAACACAAGCGCGGCAAGGTGGGTGAGCTGAGCTGCGGTCCCGGGATCGACCAGGACGTGTCGGTCTGGTCAAACCAGCAGAAGGGCCTGCGCTCACGCGGATACCAGGGCGGGGTGCTCGCGGGCCAGGAGAACCGGGTGCGGTACTTCCACGATACGATCGATCGCTGGCTGGCAGGCTAA
- a CDS encoding cytochrome P450, which produces MASKSDVAVNLFDPGVQQCPYAAYKTLRDEAPAYNIPGTEIWVITRYEDVRRVLTDAEAFPSTSKNTAFRAGDGTLERAAKVASRFAEKGWVPAPTLNGRDDPNHKQMRAMFNEAFKPSRIKEIDSKVESLAYDLIDAFLPDGHCDWVSQFAVPLPLFIIGEQMGAPREDMWQIKRWTDAFFQRISFMLPEDQHLEMVDREIEAQHYFQPIFERLRKNPDESLISVLVNTVIPEWGRPLNDNELHAEMMADTFVGGSETTTNALAAGMKLLIENKDIWHQLKSDPERYMKTFVEEVVRLESPVQSLMRFCARDTELSGITIPDGAMVNVRFAAANRDERAFDNPDKIDLDRPKAGAHMGFGSGTHHCLGAPLARRELTWGFTAAVDRFEDMWFAEGKNDFAIRPHFLLRSLAELHIEFEPKRR; this is translated from the coding sequence ATGGCCAGCAAGTCAGACGTCGCCGTCAACCTGTTCGATCCGGGGGTACAGCAGTGCCCCTATGCCGCGTACAAGACGCTGCGCGACGAGGCGCCGGCTTACAACATTCCGGGAACCGAAATCTGGGTGATCACCCGCTATGAAGATGTCCGGCGGGTGCTGACCGATGCCGAAGCCTTTCCCAGCACGTCCAAGAACACCGCCTTCCGCGCCGGCGACGGCACGCTCGAACGCGCGGCCAAGGTGGCGAGCCGCTTTGCGGAAAAAGGCTGGGTGCCTGCGCCGACGCTCAACGGGCGCGATGATCCCAATCACAAGCAGATGCGGGCGATGTTCAACGAGGCGTTCAAGCCAAGCCGGATCAAGGAGATCGATTCAAAGGTCGAATCGCTGGCCTATGACCTGATCGATGCCTTCCTGCCCGACGGCCATTGCGATTGGGTGAGCCAGTTTGCCGTGCCCTTGCCGCTGTTCATCATCGGCGAGCAAATGGGCGCGCCGCGTGAGGACATGTGGCAGATCAAGCGCTGGACCGATGCCTTCTTCCAGCGCATTTCGTTCATGCTGCCCGAGGATCAACACCTCGAAATGGTCGACCGCGAGATCGAGGCGCAGCACTACTTCCAGCCGATCTTCGAACGCCTGCGCAAGAATCCGGATGAATCGCTGATCTCCGTGCTGGTCAACACCGTGATCCCCGAATGGGGCCGGCCGCTCAACGACAACGAACTCCACGCCGAGATGATGGCCGATACCTTCGTCGGCGGCAGCGAAACCACCACCAATGCGCTCGCTGCCGGCATGAAGCTACTGATCGAAAACAAGGATATCTGGCATCAGCTGAAGTCTGATCCCGAGCGCTACATGAAGACCTTTGTCGAAGAAGTCGTGCGGCTGGAGAGCCCGGTGCAGAGCCTGATGCGGTTCTGCGCGCGCGACACCGAGCTGAGCGGGATCACGATTCCTGACGGTGCCATGGTCAATGTCCGCTTCGCCGCCGCCAATCGCGATGAACGGGCGTTCGACAATCCCGACAAGATCGACCTCGATCGGCCCAAGGCCGGGGCGCACATGGGCTTTGGCTCGGGCACGCACCATTGCCTCGGCGCACCGCTCGCCCGGCGTGAGCTGACCTGGGGCTTCACTGCGGCAGTCGACCGGTTCGAGGACATGTGGTTCGCCGAAGGCAAGAACGACTTCGCGATTCGGCCCCACTTCCTGCTGCGCAGCCTGGCCGAACTGCACATCGAATTCGAACCGAAGAGGCGCTGA
- a CDS encoding cytochrome P450, with protein MAGKGRIDFIAGAKNWRIDAGGECRLAKHCNHQLSAMACPASLSDVDLFGPGAAEHWYEAYDILHAEAPVLRLPGEGLTGERDAFILTKYADIERVVKDWARFPPTLSLLLEQIRLTGQLPQQMPDIDAMVQSIYTLRPTPELWRAHRQELTDPWVGPGASRHKAMIEGHVDALIDGWIAGDRVDFVGQFARPLPQRTMASVLGFPLEDIPRLEIWGNAQVMSYVHGCGHNNKLTPEQTAEKFRLLAGFADYVQDQVREKRARPADDMISFLTQVHYQALDRKLTDGEIGGVVYAMVIGGLETTQYAICEQAQLVCETPGLFERLRADRSLVRTFIEEGMRLRSPTQGLSTRVTSQDEVFQGVAVPAGSTLHLRWGAANIDPDEFEHAKELQLDRKAVTRHLAFSAGPRVCPGAGLSRLEQTIAWNRLLDRLEGMAYAPDNDFLHQPGIMLGTNRLNLTFTPSREA; from the coding sequence ATGGCGGGGAAGGGGAGGATAGATTTCATTGCCGGGGCCAAGAACTGGCGAATTGATGCAGGCGGGGAATGTCGATTGGCCAAGCACTGCAACCACCAGCTGAGCGCGATGGCCTGCCCGGCCAGCCTGTCCGACGTCGATCTGTTCGGCCCCGGCGCGGCTGAGCACTGGTATGAGGCCTATGACATCCTCCATGCCGAGGCTCCGGTGCTGCGGCTGCCGGGCGAGGGTCTGACGGGCGAGCGCGATGCCTTTATCCTGACCAAATATGCCGACATCGAACGCGTGGTGAAGGACTGGGCGCGCTTCCCGCCGACACTCTCGCTGCTGCTTGAGCAGATCCGGCTGACCGGCCAGTTGCCGCAGCAGATGCCCGATATCGATGCGATGGTGCAGTCGATCTATACCCTGCGCCCCACGCCAGAATTGTGGCGCGCGCACCGGCAGGAGCTGACCGACCCCTGGGTCGGCCCCGGCGCGTCGCGGCACAAGGCGATGATCGAAGGCCACGTCGATGCCCTGATCGATGGCTGGATCGCTGGCGACAGGGTAGATTTCGTCGGCCAATTCGCCCGGCCGCTGCCGCAGCGGACCATGGCATCGGTGCTGGGTTTTCCGCTGGAGGACATTCCCCGGCTGGAAATCTGGGGCAATGCCCAGGTCATGTCCTATGTCCACGGCTGCGGGCACAACAACAAGCTTACACCCGAGCAGACCGCCGAGAAGTTCCGCCTGCTGGCGGGCTTTGCCGACTATGTGCAGGACCAGGTGCGGGAAAAGCGCGCCCGCCCGGCGGACGATATGATCTCGTTCCTGACCCAGGTCCATTACCAGGCGCTGGACCGCAAGCTGACCGATGGCGAGATCGGCGGCGTGGTCTATGCCATGGTGATCGGCGGGCTGGAGACGACCCAGTACGCGATCTGCGAACAGGCCCAGCTGGTCTGCGAAACGCCCGGCCTGTTCGAACGGCTGCGCGCCGACCGGAGCCTGGTGCGCACCTTCATCGAAGAGGGGATGCGGCTGCGCTCTCCCACCCAGGGCCTTTCGACGCGGGTAACCTCGCAGGACGAGGTGTTCCAGGGTGTCGCAGTGCCCGCCGGATCGACCCTCCACCTGCGCTGGGGCGCCGCCAATATCGATCCCGATGAGTTCGAGCACGCCAAGGAACTGCAGCTCGATCGCAAGGCCGTGACCCGCCACCTGGCCTTCTCGGCCGGGCCGCGCGTCTGCCCCGGGGCGGGCCTTTCGCGGCTGGAGCAGACCATCGCCTGGAACCGCCTGCTCGATCGGCTGGAGGGCATGGCCTACGCGCCTGACAACGATTTCCTGCACCAGCCGGGCATCATGCTCGGCACCAACCGCCTCAACCTCACCTTCACCCCGTCACGGGAGGCCTGA
- a CDS encoding nuclear transport factor 2 family protein has product MDPALQQLLDKQAITEVIARYSRTLDWLDDAGQATCYWPDAQVDYGFFSGTAADFLPVVMAIERQSQRRWHMLNSVQIAFTGPDAASVECYGLATGIRETDGVWTGNLYGGRYLDEFARRQGEWRIAKRQYVMDWSVPLGPQNDGTPNPVLPLPILEIIASGHPMYRPM; this is encoded by the coding sequence ATGGACCCGGCGCTACAGCAACTGCTCGACAAGCAGGCCATCACCGAGGTCATCGCCCGTTATTCGCGCACGCTCGACTGGCTTGACGATGCAGGGCAGGCGACCTGCTACTGGCCCGATGCCCAGGTCGACTACGGCTTCTTCAGCGGCACGGCGGCCGATTTCCTGCCTGTCGTCATGGCGATCGAGCGGCAGAGCCAGCGCCGCTGGCACATGCTGAACAGCGTCCAGATCGCCTTCACCGGCCCCGATGCGGCGAGCGTCGAATGCTATGGCCTTGCCACCGGCATCCGCGAAACCGATGGGGTCTGGACTGGTAACCTCTATGGCGGCCGCTACCTTGATGAATTCGCGCGGCGACAGGGTGAATGGCGGATCGCCAAGCGACAATACGTGATGGACTGGTCGGTCCCGCTTGGCCCCCAGAACGACGGCACGCCCAACCCGGTGCTGCCGCTGCCGATCCTGGAAATCATCGCCAGCGGGCACCCGATGTACCGGCCGATGTAG